ATTGTTACCGTCCCTACCAAGCATTGGTAGCTTAGAAATTATGAGTGTTATGAGTATTGAAAAAATTGTCGAACAAGCTCTCCAAGATGGTTATCTGACACCAGCTATGGAAGCAGAAGTCGGGCGCATCTGCGATAATGCCTCAGAACTCTCCATAGAAGAGTACATGGCACTGGATAGGCTAATGGGGGCGCTATTAACTGGCGAAGTGGTAGCGGTACCTCGCAAACAGTTCATCAACGTCATGGAAGAGTTGGTATTAACAGAAGCGATCTCCAGAGTAGCAGAAATCGAAGCTACTAGCGAAAGTTCCCTGGATGTAGGCGATATAGCCGCTTACGCCCTCAATCGCCTTCCTCCCCTCTATGCAACAACGGAAGAAGGTGCTAACTACCAGCGCCAACGCGCTAAGGCAGATCTTCAAGAATTAATTGCCCAGCAAATAGGCGAAGCTATTGGTCGTAACCTCGACCAACCCAATAACAATCAAACACCAGTATCGGGTAAAACTACTGGCAATGAGGTGCTAAAGCACGTCAGCACTTTACTTCAAGCCTACGCTCTTAATTATGAGCAAAAATCCCAATCTTAATGGTCAAGGGTCAAGAGTCAAGAGTCAAGGGTCAAGAGTCAAGAGTCAAGAGTCAAGAGTCAAGAGTCAAGAGTCAAGGGTCAAGAGTCAAGAGTCAAGAGTCAAGAGTCAAGAGTCAAGAGTCAAGAGTCAAGAGTCAAGAGTCAAGAGTCAAGAGTCAAGAGTCAAGAGTCCAAAGTCCTCAGTCTTGACCGTTGACCCTTGACCCTGGACGGTTCACCCTTGACCCTTGATCAATCTTGTACTATAACTCGCGTCCCTAACCTCACTTGCTCGTACAGTAATCGGACATCGGGATTTCGCATTCTGATGCACCCGTGAGAGATAGCAGATCCGAGCAGGTGGGTATCTGGCGTGCCATGAAAGCCAATTTCATTGTGTCCATCCGACCAAAAACCAATCCAGCGGTCTCCCAAAGGACTATCGGGGCCAGCCTCAAAGACTTTGCCGGTAATGGGATGCAGCCAAATAGGATCATGTTGCTTATGCATGACTTGAAAATTCCCTGTGGGTGTTTCCCATCCCTTCTTACCTACCGCAATTGGGTAGCTGGCTATGACTGTATCTGACTGGTAAACATAGGCGCGGCGATCGCTTAAATCAATCATCACTTGCCTTTTATCGTATACCACCTTATTACCTGTTTTTTGTTGGGCTGCAGCCCTTGGCATTAGCGACTCTGGCCAGTCGTCCACCGCCCTTGGGTTCTGTGCTTGTCCTTGCCCCACTAACCGGGTCTTTTGAGCTTTTTCAGTTGCTCTGGCTACATTTTTACTCCCTGTTCCCGACTTAGTATTATGAGACTTTATCGTTGAGGTCTTTGATTTAGATGTCCTATCAGTCACTTTAGCAGGAACAGACGCGCCCAGCGCGGTTCCCTCGATCCCCGTTTTCGACAGCTTTCTCTGACTGTCCTGAGTGGAGGCTAGCTGCTCAGTTTTCTGTTCTGTTGTATTCAGGTGCCAATGGACAGCCAGAGATAAAATTGCTGTGCCAAAACAGAGCCACATGATTATCCGCGCTACAGATACATTTCTTTCCATTGTCATCGCCTATTTTTAATCCCTGACTTATCCACTTGACTAATTGGATGTGTTAAGCATCCTTTTATCAAAAATTTATAAATACTTATCACTTTCCTTATGAATCCGCATATACCTCTGGGCACACTAAAGCTATCCAGAAGTCATAACCTAAAAAAATTCCCGGTAAGAATTTTTATTTATTGGAACTCTTGAAGTGCAGCAATCAATCATTAATGGTGTGAGTGGAAGAAAAACCATGTTTGAAAAACTATTGTTAGCTGTCACAATTACATTTTCCCTCAAT
The Gloeotrichia echinulata CP02 DNA segment above includes these coding regions:
- a CDS encoding late competence development ComFB family protein gives rise to the protein MSIEKIVEQALQDGYLTPAMEAEVGRICDNASELSIEEYMALDRLMGALLTGEVVAVPRKQFINVMEELVLTEAISRVAEIEATSESSLDVGDIAAYALNRLPPLYATTEEGANYQRQRAKADLQELIAQQIGEAIGRNLDQPNNNQTPVSGKTTGNEVLKHVSTLLQAYALNYEQKSQS
- a CDS encoding L,D-transpeptidase, which translates into the protein MTMERNVSVARIIMWLCFGTAILSLAVHWHLNTTEQKTEQLASTQDSQRKLSKTGIEGTALGASVPAKVTDRTSKSKTSTIKSHNTKSGTGSKNVARATEKAQKTRLVGQGQAQNPRAVDDWPESLMPRAAAQQKTGNKVVYDKRQVMIDLSDRRAYVYQSDTVIASYPIAVGKKGWETPTGNFQVMHKQHDPIWLHPITGKVFEAGPDSPLGDRWIGFWSDGHNEIGFHGTPDTHLLGSAISHGCIRMRNPDVRLLYEQVRLGTRVIVQD